The genomic region GAGATCGGCAATCACCTGTCCGGAACCGGCAATGTCGTCCTTCGTTCCAATGGCGACCAGCACAAAATTGGCGATCTTTTCAAAATCCTCTGCTGCAAAGACCTGCCGCACAGCGGTTACACACTCTGCCAGTGCGACAAGATCGCTTTTTGTCTGATCGGCAAACTTGCGGAACGCGCGTCCCCTGGCATCGCCCACATCAGCCAGCGAGGGCGCCAGCAGGGCATCGCGCACCGGGGTCCAGTCGCCGCTTCCCTCGATCATGCTGGCGCCATTTCCCGCCAGAACCGCCTTTGAAAACACCTCTCCATGATGCATCAAAAGCCAGGCGGAGATGCGTGCTCCCATGGAATAACCCATCACATGAGGCTTGTT from Salaquimonas pukyongi harbors:
- a CDS encoding alpha/beta fold hydrolase codes for the protein MPTARIDDVEIAYVDEGEGPAILLIHGFASSKKANWIDTGWVTWLVEAGYRVIAFDNRGHGESTKFHDSADYSLELMAKDAIGLVRHLGLNKPHVMGYSMGARISAWLLMHHGEVFSKAVLAGNGASMIEGSGDWTPVRDALLAPSLADVGDARGRAFRKFADQTKSDLVALAECVTAVRQVFAAEDFEKIANFVLVAIGTKDDIAGSGQVIADLIPHGELLEIPGRDHMRAVGDPVYKEGVRDFLSR